From the genome of Argentina anserina chromosome 4, drPotAnse1.1, whole genome shotgun sequence, one region includes:
- the LOC126791890 gene encoding aldehyde oxidase GLOX-like, producing MALLSSIFFIILSLFVSSSSNNETAAETISAAAFDRRGGKWVLLQKSIGVSAMHMQVLKNNRVIIFDRTNVGPSNLTFPSDKKFCLNYTIHGRPAAKPHAREPITTDCTAHSLSYDFASNTLRPLIVHSDTWCSSGAVDPTGTLVQTGGFGNGTRTVRTIPPCEDDKCDWLELDQHSLMQKRWYASSQILPDGRAVVVGGRKAFTYEFFPRTNDVSHYLKFLWETADTPDKGEENNLYPFLHLLPDGNLFLFANNRSVLLDFDHTRVIKEFPVMPGGVKRNYPSSGSSVLLPLKINGSGLPEAEVLICGGAELGSYIFANRNNSDKDNMKVFKGASTSCGRIKLTDPDPKWAMETLPMPRVMSDMLLLPTGDVIIINGASNGTAGWECATNPVLNPVLYKTYERKPEARFSVLNPSTIPRMYHSSAVLLPDGRILVGGSNPHERYNFRQEFPTELSLEAYVPAYLDPKFNSLRPTILSVESRTKAVSYGLDFGVKFQLDLHTKDASEFSVALVTPSFTTHSYAMNQRMVVLEIVRFKPLYSRYRKSTDKYDCLIVARGPPKNTVAPPGYYTLFLVHSGIPSHATWVKVQ from the coding sequence ATGGCTCTACTATCCTCTATCTTCTTCATTATTCTCTCCCTCTTCGTCTCATCCTCTTCTAATAACGAAACGGCGGCTGAGACTATCTCGGCTGCCGCTTTCGATAGAAGAGGAGGGAAGTGGGTTCTTCTCCAAAAAAGCATCGGGGTCTCGGCAATGCACATGCAGGTTCTCAAGAACAACCGAGTCATCATCTTTGACCGAACCAACGTCGGGCCTTCCAACCTCACTTTCCCCAGTGACAAAAAATTCTGCCTCAACTACACCATCCACGGCAGACCTGCAGCCAAACCTCATGCCCGAGAACCGATCACAACAGACTGTACTGCTCATTCCCTCTCCTACGACTTCGCCTCCAACACTCTCCGCCCCCTCATCGTCCACAGCGACACGTGGTGCTCCTCTGGCGCGGTGGACCCCACCGGAACCCTAGTCCAAACCGGAGGCTTCGGCAACGGCACCCGCACTGTCCGCACAATCCCGCCATGCGAAGACGACAAGTGTGACTGGTTGGAACTTGATCAACACAGCCTCATGCAGAAAAGGTGGTACGCCTCGTCGCAGATCCTCCCCGACGGACGCGCCGTCGTCGTCGGAGGTCGGAAGGCTTTCACGTACGAGTTCTTTCCCAGAACGAACGACGTGTCGCATTACCTGAAGTTCTTGTGGGAGACGGCTGATACACCAGACAAGGGTGAGGAGAACAACCTCTATCCGTTTCTGCATCTCTTGCCGGACGGGAACCTCTTCTTGTTTGCAAACAACCGGTCGGTTTTACTCGACTTCGACCACACCAGAGTCATCAAAGAGTTTCCGGTAATGCCCGGCGGCGTGAAAAGAAACTACCCGAGCTCCGGTTCGTCGGTGCTCCTCCCTCTCAAAATAAACGGGTCGGGTTTACCCGAGGCCGAGGTGTTGATATGCGGCGGAGCAGAGCTGGGTTCGTATATATTCGCAAATAGAAATAACTCCGACAAGGACAACATGAAAGTGTTCAAAGGAGCCTCTACCAGCTGTGGGCGGATCAAACTGACCGACCCGGATCCGAAATGGGCCATGGAGACTCTGCCGATGCCACGTGTCATGTCGGACATGCTGTTGTTGCCGACGGGAGATGTTATCATTATCAACGGCGCGTCAAATGGGACGGCAGGTTGGGAATGTGCGACAAACCCGGTGTTGAACCCGGTTCTTTACAAAACCTACGAGCGGAAACCGGAGGCTCGGTTTAGCGTACTGAATCCCTCGACTATTCCGAGAATGTATCACTCGTCGGCGGTGCTATTGCCAGATGGGAGGATATTAGTGGGCGGGAGCAACCCTCACGAGAGGTACAACTTCAGACAGGAGTTCCCTACTGAGCTGAGCTTGGAGGCTTATGTTCCGGCGTACCTGGACCCCAAATTCAATTCTCTGCGTCCTACGATCCTCTCCGTTGAGTCGAGGACTAAGGCTGTATCGTACGGTCTGGATTTTGGTGTTAAGTTTCAGCTTGATTTGCACACGAAAGATGCTTCCGAGTTTTCAGTGGCGCTCGTAACGCCGTCGTTTACGACGCACTCGTATGCTATGAATCAGAGGATGGTGGTTTTGGAGATTGTTAGATTTAAGCCTTTGTATAGCAGATATAGAAAGTCGACGGATAAGTATGACTGTTTGATCGTAGCTCGCGGCCCGCCGAAGAACACGGTGGCGCCACCGGGTTACTATACGCTTTTCCTTGTACATTCTGGAATTCCCAGCCATGCTACTTGGGTGAAAGTGCAGTAA
- the LOC126791624 gene encoding aldehyde oxidase GLOX-like yields the protein MPIFKNPTAFSTVFFYISATIFSLFIASPDSNFFSFMSPPPPGPTLATPYDGGQWILLHENIGVSAMHMQLLKNNKVILFDRTDMGPSNATYSNGAAVDQCRNYTVHNRTVTDCTPHSLLYDVASETFRALVVNSDTWCSSGAVDPNGVLVQTGGYGTGIQAIRNFTPCDDDTCQWDELDVPLLAHRWYATNQILPDGRVIIVGGRRAFSYEFYPKEDHVSSKLYHMRFLWDTTDPYEENNLYPFLHLLPDGNLFIFANNRSILFDYNNNTVVREIPAMPGGVKRSYPATGSSVLLPLKMSGSGQPEVEVLICGGSYGGAYNKSNLNKVKEYVGASASCSRIKLSDPTPKWAMEEMPLPRVMGDMLLLPNGDVIILNGAANGTAGWEDAINPVLHPVLYKTYESDPRRRFVVLNPTTIPRMYHSSCLLLPDGRILVGGSNPHEMYNFRRGFPTELSLEAYLPPYLSPSFAAMRPTIISIEARENIVSYGQEFSVNFGLSVYRPDVAISAALVAPSFTTHSLAMNQRLVVLEVASLKRLSVFDYKMTARGPPSATVAPPGFYMFFIVHAGVPGQALWVKVQ from the coding sequence ATGCCCATTTTCAAGAATCCCACCGCTTTTTCCACCgtcttcttctacatctccgCCACCATCTTCTCCCTCTTCATCGCCTCCCCGGACTCCAACTTCTTCAGCTTCATGTCACCGCCGCCGCCGGGCCCCACCCTGGCCACCCCGTACGACGGCGGGCAATGGATTCTCCTCCACGAAAACATCGGCGTCTCGGCAATGCACATGCAGCTCCTGAAGAACAACAAGGTCATTCTCTTTGACCGTACAGACATGGGGCCCTCCAACGCCACGTACTCTAACGGCGCCGCCGTCGACCAGTGCCGCAACTACACAGTCCACAACCGCACCGTAACTGACTGCACTCCTCACTCTCTCCTATACGACGTCGCTTCCGAAACCTTCCGCGCTCTGGTCGTTAACTCCGACACGTGGTGCTCGTCTGGCGCGGTGGACCCCAACGGCGTGCTAGTCCAGACCGGCGGTTACGGCACCGGGATTCAAGCCATCAGGAACTTCACTCCGTGCGACGACGACACGTGTCAGTGGGACGAGCTGGATGTGCCGCTTTTGGCGCACAGGTGGTACGCGACAAACCAGATTCTCCCTGACGGCCGCGTCATCATCGTCGGCGGGAGGCGGGCCTTCAGCTACGAGTTCTACCCCAAGGAGGACCACGTGTCGTCCAAGCTTTACCACATGAGATTCCTGTGGGACACGACGGACCCTTACGAGGAGAACAATCTTTATCCCTTCTTGCATCTCTTGCCGGACGGCAACCTCTTCATTTTCGCCAACAACCGGTCAATTCTGTTTGactacaacaacaacaccGTCGTCAGGGAGATTCCGGCGATGCCCGGCGGAGTCAAGCGGTCCTATCCGGCCACCGGGTCGTCGGTGCTTCTGCCACTAAAGATGAGCGGGTCGGGTCAGCCCGAAGTCGAGGTCTTGATTTGCGGCGGGTCGTACGGCGGCGCCTACAACAAGTCGAATCTGAATAAGGTGAAGGAGTACGTCGGCGCATCGGCCAGCTGCAGTCGGATCAAGCTCTCGGATCCGACGCCGAAATGGGCCATGGAGGAAATGCCGCTGCCACGTGTCATGGGGGACATGCTGCTGTTGCCGAACGGTGACGTCATCATCCTGAACGGCGCGGCGAACGGGACGGCGGGGTGGGAGGACGCGATCAACCCGGTTTTGCACCCGGTGCTGTACAAGACCTACGAGTCCGACCCGAGACGGCGGTTTGTGGTGCTGAACCCGACGACGATCCCCAGAATGTACCACTCCTCGTGTTTGCTGCTGCCCGATGGCAGAATACTAGTGGGCGGGAGTAACCCCCACGAAATGTACAACTTCCGGCGAGGTTTCCCGACTGAGCTGAGCCTTGAGGCGTACCTTCCACCGTACCTCAGCCCCAGCTTTGCTGCTATGCGCCCTACGATCATATCCATCGAGGCAAGAGAGAACATCGTATCGTACGGCCAGGAATTCTCCGTCAACTTCGGGTTGTCAGTGTACCGGCCTGACGTGGCGATATCCGCCGCGCTGGTTGCGCCGTCGTTCACGACGCATTCGCTGGCAATGAACCAGAGGTTGGTGGTTTTGGAGGTTGCGAGTCTGAAGCGTTTGTCTGTTTTCGATTACAAGATGACGGCGCGGGGCCCGCCTTCTGCCACCGTGGCGCCACCTGGGTTTTACATGTTCTTCATTGTCCACGCTGGAGTCCCGGGTCAGGCCCTGTGGGTCAAGGTGCAATGA
- the LOC126790420 gene encoding protein NRT1/ PTR FAMILY 4.6-like produces MEQEQQISSSSSSRWEGYLDWRNKPAFRGRHGGMVAASFVLVVEVLENLAYLANASNLVIYLSAYMHLSPSNAANNVTDFMGTAFLLALLGGFLSDAFFTTYHIYLISAVIEFLGLILLTVQARLPSLKPPPCTPGSPNSPCQEVGGGKEVMLFIGLYMVALGVGGIKGSLATHGAEQFDESTPQGRKQRSTFFNFFVFSLACGGLIAVTLVVWIEDNKGWEWGFGISTISILLSIPVFLAGSTLYRNKIPSGSPLTTILKVLVAAALNRCITNTPSNAIASMTASPTSPSPIITKQPDQPQTTIELKHDAAAETPSQSLKFLNRAVLNNQCTVQQLEEVKIVLKILPIFACTIMLNCCLAQLSTFSVQQAATMDTQLGSLKVPPASLPIFPVVFIMILAPLYDQFIVPFFRKLTKSEMGISHLQRIGIGLALSIVAMAIAALVEIKRKRVASRAAALDSNAPLPITFFWIALQYLFLGSADLFTLAGMLEFFFTEAPTGMKSLATSLTWASLAMGYYLSSVIVSVVNEVSGKFSDHKWLSGSKLNSYHLERFYWLMCVLSGLNFLHYLFWACRYKYRTTGVSR; encoded by the exons ATG GAACAAGAACAACAGATAAGCAGCAGTAGCAGCTCCAGATGGGAAGGCTATTTGGACTGGAGGAACAAACCCGCCTTCAGAGGCCGCCACGGCGGCATGGTGGCGGCCTCGTTTGTGCTAG TGGTTGAGGTGTTGGAGAACTTGGCGTATCTGGCAAATGCGAGCAACTTGGTGATATACTTATCTGCATATATGCATTTATCTCCGTCCAATGCTGCCAACAATGTCACAGATTTCATGGGCACCGCTTTCCTTCTTGCCCTTCTTGGAGGTTTCTTATCTGATGCCTTCTTCACAACTTATCACATCTACTTGATAAGTGCAGTCATTGAATTCCTG GGTTTAATCCTACTCACAGTGCAAGCCCGCTTGCCTTCACTAAAGCCTCCGCCGTGCACCCCCGGCAGTCCCAACAGTCCATGCCAAGAAGTTGGCGGAGGAAAGGAGGTGATGCTCTTCATAGGTCTATACATGGTGGCGCTCGGTGTTGGAGGGATCAAAGGGTCATTAGCAACTCATGGAGCAGAGCAGTTTGATGAGAGCACACCGCAGGGAAGGAAGCAGAGATCAACCTTCTTCAACTTCTTCGTGTTCTCTCTCGCCTGCGGCGGCCTAATTGCGGTGACACTGGTGGTGTGGATTGAAGACAACAAAGGGTGGGAATGGGGTTTCGGAATCTCAACCATCAGCATATTGTTGTCTATACCAGTTTTTCTTGCCGGTTCCACTCTTTACAGGAATAAGATACCTAGTGGAAGTCCCCTAACAACCATTCTAAAG GTCCTGGTCGCCGCGGCACTCAACCGATGCATAACCAACACCCCAAGCAATGCCATAGCCAGCATGACAGCAAGCCCTACATCTCCATCTCCAATCATCACAAAACAACCGGACCAACCCCAAACCACCATCGAACTAAAACACGACGCCGCCGCCGAGACGCCGTCACAAAGCCTCAAGTTCCTAAACCGAGCCGTCCTCAACAACCAGTGCACAGTCCAGCAGCTGGAGGAGGTCAAAATCGTCCTAAAAATTCTCCCCATCTTCGCCTGCACAATCATGCTCAACTGCTGCCTCGCCCAGCTCTCCACCTTCTCCGTCCAACAAGCCGCCACCATGGACACCCAGCTCGGCTCCCTCAAAGTCCCTCCGGCCTCCCTCCCCATCTTCCCCGTCGTCTTCATCATGATCCTCGCCCCTCTCTACGACCAGTTCATCGTCCCCTTCTTCCGTAAACTCACCAAGTCCGAAATGGGCATCTCCCACCTCCAGCGCATCGGCATCGGCCTCGCCCTCTCCATCGTCGCCATggccatcgccgccctcgtcGAGATCAAGCGGAAGCGAGTggcctcacgcgccgccgcgcTAGACTCGAACGCGCCGCTGCCGATCACCTTCTTCTGGATAGCCCTTCAGTACCTGTTCCTCGGCTCAGCGGACCTGTTCACGCTCGCCGGGATGTTGGAGTTCTTCTTCACCGAGGCGCCGACGGGGATGAAGTCGCTGGCGACGTCGCTCACGTGGGCGTCCCTGGCCATGGGGTACTACCTGAGCTCGGTGATCGTCTCCGTCGTGAACGAGGTTTCCGGCAAGTTTTCCGATCACAAGTGGCTGTCGGGGAGCAAGCTGAACAGTTATCATTTAGAGAGGTTCTACTGGCTCATGTGCGTGCTCAGTGGGTTGAACTTCTTGCACTACCTCTTCTGGGCCTGCAGGTATAAATACAGAACAACAGGGGTAAGTAGGTAA
- the LOC126791436 gene encoding putative pentatricopeptide repeat-containing protein At5g40405 gives MSSLRCIAKHPAIALVDSSTTLKELKQIHAQLLIHGVLPHLSGNFVTAIAFRNPNNLEYSNQVLHQCDNPPISALNSMIRAYSKTSAPTKSFHFYNQILHSRPNLLPDNYTFNFLVGTSAQAASFETGASAHAALLKHGFENDPHVLTALISMYGELGCLEESHRVFQGISEPDVVARTAMLTAGAKCGDVDHARKVFDEMPERDPCTWNAMIAGYAQCGKPEEALDMFHLMQMEGVRVNTVCMVSVLSACSHLGVLDHGRWAHAYIERSKVRMDVTLGTALLDMYAKCGDMSKAMEVFWGMKEKNVYTWSCALGGLAMNGYGEKCLELFTLMEKEGVRPNEITFVSVLRGCTVVGLVEEGQRHFDSMRKLYGIEPQLEHYGCIVDLYGRAGRLDEALNFINNMPMKPHSGAWMALLHASKLHRNLELGELASRKVLELDDRDHCAYVLLSNIYADSKYYDGVDNVREMMKAKGVQKKVPGCSVIEVNGEVYEFFAGGNKSHPRYNEIITKLEEISQRLKSAGYVANTNPVLFDMEEEDKEDALATHSEKFAIAFGLITLREGVPIRVVNNLRICLNCHDVTKMISNIFNREIIVRDRNRFHHFQKGKCSCNDYW, from the coding sequence ATGAGCTCCCTAAGATGCATAGCAAAACACCCAGCAATAGCACTAGTAGACTCCTCCACCACTCTCAAAGAGCTCAAGCAAATCCACGCCCAGCTCCTCATCCACGGCGTCCTCCCTCACCTCTCCGGCAACTTCGTCACCGCCATTGCCTTCCGTAACCCCAACAATCTGGAATATTCCAACCAAGTCCTACACCAATGTGACAACCCACCTATCTCTGCCCTCAACTCCATGATCAGAGCCTACTCCAAAACCTCCGCACCCACTAAAAGCTTCCACTTTTACAACCAAATCCTACACTCTCGCCCTAATCTTCTCCCTGATAACTACACATTCAACTTCTTGGTCGGCACTTCTGCGCAGGCTGCTTCGTTTGAGACCGGCGCATCTGCCCACGCCGCATTACTGAAGCACGGCTTCGAGAACGACCCTCATGTTTTAACTGCTTTGATTTCCATGTATGGCGAGCTGGGTTGCTTGGAGGAGAGCCATAGAGTCTTTCAGGGCATTTCGGAGCCTGACGTGGTTGCCCGGACAGCCATGCTGACCGCCGGAGCGAAATGCGGTGATGTGGATCATGCACGGAAGGTGTTCGATGAAATGCCCGAGAGAGACCCGTGTACGTGGAACGCGATGATTGCCGGGTATGCGCAGTGTGGGAAGCCTGAGGAGGCTTTGGACATGTTCCATTTGATGCAAATGGAGGGTGTGAGGGTGAATACGGTGTGTATGGTTTCGGTGTTGTCGGCGTGTTCTCACTTGGGGGTGCTGGATCATGGGAGATGGGCGCATGCGTATATTGAGAGGAGTAAGGTGAGGATGGATGTGACGTTGGGGACTGCATTGCTCGACATGTACGCGAAATGTGGGGACATGAGTAAGGCCATGGAAGTGTTTTGGGGGATGAAGGAGAAGAATGTGTATACTTGGAGTTGTGCGTTGGGGGGACTAGCTATGAATGGCTATGGTGAGAAGTGTCTTGAGCTTTTTACTCTCATGGAGAAGGAAGGCGTTCGGCCGAATGAAATTACCTTTGTTTCGGTTCTTAGGGGCTGTACTGTGGTTGGACTAGTGGAGGAAGGTCAGCGACATTTTGATTCTATGAGAAAGTTGTATGGGATTGAACCTCAGCTAGAGCACTATGGCTGCATTGTTGATTTATATGGTCGAGCTGGGCGTTTAGATGAAGCCCTGAACTTCATAAACAACATGCCAATGAAGCCTCATTCGGGTGCTTGGATGGCTTTGCTCCACGCCAGTAAATTGCACCGGAATCTGGAACTAGGTGAGCTTGCGTCGAGGAAGGTACTTGAACTCGATGACAGGGATCACTGTGCCTATGTGCTTTTGTCTAACATATATGCGGATTCCAAGTATTATGATGGAGTTGATAATGTGCGGGAAATGATGAAGGCTAAAGGTGTGCAGAAGAAGGTTCCTGGTTGTAGTGTCATAGAAGTTAATGGGGAAGTTTATGAATTTTTTGCAGGGGGCAACAAGTCTCACCCGAGGTATAATGAAATCATAACGAAGCTGGAAGAAATCTCCCAACGGCTGAAATCAGCAGGTTATGTAGCTAATACAAACCCTGTGCTGTTTGATATGGAGGAAGAAGACAAAGAGGATGCATTGGCTACACACAGTGAGAAGTTTGCCATTGCTTTTGGTTTAATCACTTTGAGAGAAGGGGTTCCCATTAGGGTTGTGAACAACCTCAGAATCTGTTTGAATTGTCATGATGTAACAAAGATGATCTCCAATATTTTCAACAGGGAAATTATAGTAAGAGATAGGAATAGATTTCACCATTTTCAAAAAGGTAAGTGCTCTTGCAATGATTATTGGTGA